The sequence below is a genomic window from bacterium.
CAGGCCGCCCTGGGCGAGGCTTCCGAAGTACAACGTATTCACGTGGAAGGCGATCCACGCGCTGGCGGGATCGCGCATCAGGCCGGCTGCAAAGGCCAGCACACCCACCAGCGCCATGAAGGCCGCGATGAAGAACGGACCGACCGGGAGCGGTCGGGGATTGGCTCGTTCGGACCCGCCGCTCACGGCTGTCCCCCCTTCTGCAGGTACCGCACGTAGTTCACGAGGTGCCAGCGGTCTTCACTGGGGATGCGCGCGTAGCCAGGCATTCGCTGGCCACCGCCGCGAATCAGGTTGTAGATGTAGCCGTCCGTCCGCGCCATCGCGGTCACCAACGGAAAGACACCGGCGAAGGGCCCTTGCTGGCCTCCGGCCATGCTGACGGGGCCATCGCCCTGCCCCGTCGCTCCATGACAGGTCTCGCAGTAGATCGCGTAGACCTCCTGGCCTCGGCCCACGGATTTGAAGTTCGCAGCCTGCGGGTTCTGGAGGCGATCCGCCGACGGATCGTATTGAGGAACGACCGGCGACTCTGCGTCGATGGCCACCGCGCCCTCGGGCGGCATGAATGGATCGACCTGCCCCTCGAAACCAACGCGCTCGAAGGCCTGGATGGCCTTCTGCCATTTCATCTGGGGAAACCAGGTTTCCGACCACTGTTCCCAACAGCCCACGGAACCGGAGACACCCAACAACACCACCAGGAAGATGGCGTGGGCCCTCAGGTGGCTCTTGTTATGCCTCAACAAGGTCCACCTCCTTGGCTGCGGTAGCCCGAAGCAGCGCATCAACCTCCGCCACATCACGTTCTGCACAGGAGACGACCAAGCCAATCTCGTCGGCAGAAAAACGCGTGCTATAGGCCTTGTCCGTCTGGCCAAACGTTCCATAGGGAAGGCCGCCGACGACCAGCAGGCCGACCAGGGTCGCGAGACCGCCGAACAGGATGGTCAGTTCGAAGCCGATGACGACATAGGGCGGGATCGAGGCGAAGGGCTTGCCGCCCACCACGATCGGCCAATCGAGCGCCATCCAGATTGCGACGGAGAAGCCGGTCACGACGCCGATCAACCCGCCAATCAACGTCCAGGCACGTACCCCAGAGGGCTTCTCGTCCAGAACCGAGTCGAGTTCGGGAAAGGCGCAAGGCGCGTAGATCTCCAGGTCGGAGAACCCGCGGTTCTTGAGCTTGGTTGCAGCCTCGGCCACCGGACCAGGAAAATCGTAGATGCCGCGTAGCGAGGGCATCAGTGAGCGCCTCCGTGGGCCTTCTCATGAATCGCGAGTTCCTTGACCTCGGTGATCGCGATGATGGGCAGGACCTTGATGGACAGAAGGAAGAGCATCGCGAAGAAGCCGAAACTCCCCGCGAAGAGCGTCAGTTCGGCCCAGGTGGGTGTGTAGATGCCCCAGACCGCCGGCTCGTATTCTCGTGACAGGCCGGTGATGATGATGACGTATCGCTCGAACCACATTCCGATGTTGACGAGCGTCGCGACCGTGAAGAGGATCCACGGCGTGGTTCTCGCCCATTTGAACCAGAAGATCTGTGGCACGATGCAGTTGCACGTGAGCATCACCCACGTAGAAAACCAGTACGGCCCGAAAGCACGGAGCCAGAAGGAAGTCTGCTCCGGCTCGACCGTGCTGTACCAGGCGACGAAGTACTCGCTTGCGTACCCGTAGGTCACGATCCATCCGGTCAGCAGGATGAAACGCGCAATGTTATCGAAGTGATAGTCGGTGATGTACTCCTCGAGCCCGTAGATCCTGCGAAGCGGGATGAAGAACGTCAGCACCATCGAGAAACCCGAGAAGATCGCGCCTGCCACGAAGTAGGGAGCGAAAATCGTCGCGTGCCAACCCGGCACGAGCGACATTGCGAAGTCCCAGGAAATGACAGAGTGGACCGAGAGCACCAGAGGCGTTGCCAACCCGGACAGGTGCAAGACCGAACGGGTGTGCGACTTCCACTGACGTGAGGTGCCCTGCCAACCCAGGGAAAGGGCCGTATAGGCCAGCTTGCGGATGCCCTTGGCCCGATCCCGCGCGACTGCGAAGTCCGGAATCAGCCCGATGAACAAGAACACGATCGCGATCGTTGCGTAGGTCGAGATCGCGAAGGTGTCCCACTCGAGGGGGCTCTTGAAGTTCGTCCAGAGGCCACGCTGGTTCGGGTAGGGAAGAATGAAGTAGCTCTTCCACATCCGGCCGACGTGGATGCCGAGGAATTGTGCCGCCGTAAGCACGGCGAAGACCGTCATGGCCTCCGCGCCCCGGTTGATCGCGTTCCTCCACTTCGCACGGAAGAGGTAGAGGATTGCCGAGATCAGCGTCCCCGCATGGGCGATACCAACCCAGAACACGAAGGTGATGAGATAAGCGCCCCAGAAGACCGGGTGCGTATAGCCGGCGATGCCGAGACCGATGTAGACCTGGTAGACCCAGGTACCACCCGCGGCGACGACCGAGAGGATCGTGGCGCCGAGCAACAGGAGATATCCCGGCGAGATCCGGTGGTACATGATCCTCAGCAGATCTTCGTTGATCTTGCTGTCCGGGGGCTCCGGCGGCGGGCGCATGGTATCAGCGACGGACATGGCAGGCGGCGGCGTCATCGATTTACCCTTCGACCTTCCCGCGGGTCACCTTCGCCAGATAGGTCACCGCGGGTCTCGTATTCAGCACGTGCATGGCGGCGTAGCCACGCTTCGGATCGTCGGCCTTCTTCGAAACGGCGCTCTCGTCATCCCGAAGGTTTCCAAACTCGATGGCGTTCGAGGGACAGGTCTGCTGGCAAGCCGTCTGGACCGCCCCGTCCTGAATCGTCTCTTCGCCCGCGGATTTCGATTCCTGCCGGGCGGACTGGATACGCTGCACGCAGAACGTGCACTTCTCCATGACGCCCTGACCGCGGACCGTGACGTCAGGGTTCAGACCCAGATCCATCTGGCCAGGCCACTTGGTGATCTGGTTGTCCCAGTAGTTGTAGCGACGAACCTTGTAGGGGCAGTTGTTCGCGCAATACCGCGTGCCGATGCAGCGGTTGTAGATCATCGCGTTGAGACCTTCCTCGTTGTGGTAGGTCGCATACACGGGGCACACGGACTCGCAGGGCGCGGAGCCACAATGCTGGCAGAACATCGGCGAGTTGCGGATATCCGTATCGCCGAGCTTCTCGTGGTTCGGGCCCATGAAGGCGCGCCCCTGGATCAGCTCCTGGAACCCATCGCCGACGAAGCGATCGAGACGCATCCAGGCCATCTGCCGGGTCTTCCTCGACTCGTCCTCGCCCACCGTCGGAAGGTTGTTCTCGAGATAGCAGGCGGCGATGCAGGCACTGCAACCGGTGCACTTGTCGAGATCGACCGTCATTCCCCAGCGGTAGTCGGAAGCCTTGACCGAGAGTTCGTCTGCGAAAGTCTGCTCGAGTTGCTGGTCCGCGGCATCGTCCGCCGGATCGAAGGGCACGCGAATCTCGTGGGGCCCCTCATGACCACCACCATGCTCCTCGGCAGCGGCGCCCTCCTGGCCCTCGCCATGCTCGGCGGCAGCAGGTTCGCCATGTCCGGCGTCTCCCAGGGCCGCCAGCGTGATCGCCTCTCCCAGCTGACGCTGCCGCTTGTTGTCCTGGGTTTGCAGCGCAACCAGGCGTCGATGACGTCCCGTCGCCGTGACCGTGGCCTTCTCCGTCAACCAGGCGCGACCACCGCCCTCATCCACCTGGGCGGGCAGCACGTCGGAAACGTTCACACCTCTGGCCATCCCGGGCAGGCCCTGGCTTTCCTTCGAGGCGAACCAGCCGACGGTGTGGCCCTGGCCCGTGGGCACGGCGACGACATCGTCGCGGATACCACCGCGCGGGTAGACCGCGACTTCGATGCGGCCCGCGGATGTCTCGATCTCGAGCACATCGCCGAATTCGACGCCCAGCTTCTCAGCCGAAGCCAGGCTGATCTCTGCCCAGCTCTCCCAGGCCACACTCGTGATCGGGTCCGGGATCTCCTGCAACACAGGCAGAGCGGCACCTCGACCATCGCTCAGCAGGCTGTGGGGGAACGCCACGAGGGTGAACTCGCCGCTGCCACTGAACGTGGGCTCTGCAAGCTCGAGATCGCCGCCCGCGACCGGACTCGTCGCGGCAGAGGGAGTCGCGTCGTAGACACCGCCGCCCTTGAGGGCCTGACGGAAACCGGTTCCGGCCCAGGCGGCCTCGAGAACGCTTCGGAAGCTGCCGGAGGGGAGCTTCGCTGCGACGTCGTCGCCGATGGCGCGACCGATCGAAATCAGGGAGTCGCCCAGGGCCTGCGTATCGTGAAGCGGCCGGAGAGTCGGCTGGATGAGGCTGCGAATGCCCGGACGAGGCCGCGCGTCGCCCCAGGATTCCATCGGCGCGTGATCGGGCAGCACGAAGTGGGCTTGCTCGGTCGTCTCGTTCTTGGACGTCGCAAACGACACCACCATGCCCACCTTGGCGAGCGCGGTTTCGAAGCCCGCGCCAGCCGGAAGGCTGTAGACGGGGTTGGCGTCGTGAATCAAGAGAACATCGACTTCGCCCGCGTCCATGGCCGCCACCAACGCCAATGCGTTGGCAAAGCTGGAGCGATCCTTCGCCGTATCGCTCGCCGGAGGGATCGTGACCGACCGGCCGACCGCACCCAACGCGGCGTTGAGTTTCAGCACCGCGGCCGTCGTCGCCACCGCGCGTCGGCTGGCGAGCGCCGCTCCGGGCGGGAGAGCCACGGGGTTCTTCGCCTTCTTCGCCGCTGAGGCCAGGCGACGCAAGGTATCGGCGGGGATGTCGCTCGCGGCCGCGGCCTTGGCGATATCACCGCCCGCAAGAGCTGCCGCGATCAATCCCTCGCTGCCAGGCTTGGCGGGCAGCCACTCGTCCGCACTCGAAGCAGTGACGGAGAGCCTCGGACCCACATACACGAGGCGAGCGCCGCCGTCATGGTGAGCGCCGACATCGCGGGCTGCGGACCACTGACGCGAGTGCTCGACAGGCGACTGGCCCGTCTCCAACATCTCGGCGCCAAAGTCGATGATCAGATCTGCGCTGGAAAGATCGAAGATCGGCTCACTCGCCACTCCGAAGACACGCCGGGTGGCCTCGCGAAGCGTCTCACTCACCGCCGGGTCGTAGATGGTGCGCTTGGCGCCGGTCGCCGAAGCAAACCGGTCGATCAAGCCCGAGAGCGTATCGCCGGTATTGCCACCGAGGATATGCGTCTTGCCACCCGCTGCCTTGATCGCCTCGGCGACAGCACTGGTCGCTTCGTCCCAGGTCGTCGCTTCGAGCCCGGCCGAACCACGCCGCTGAGGCGCCGCGAAGCGATCGGGAAGATACGTGCGCGTGACGGATGCCTGGGCCTTGGCGCAAA
It includes:
- the nrfD gene encoding polysulfide reductase NrfD; translation: MTPPPAMSVADTMRPPPEPPDSKINEDLLRIMYHRISPGYLLLLGATILSVVAAGGTWVYQVYIGLGIAGYTHPVFWGAYLITFVFWVGIAHAGTLISAILYLFRAKWRNAINRGAEAMTVFAVLTAAQFLGIHVGRMWKSYFILPYPNQRGLWTNFKSPLEWDTFAISTYATIAIVFLFIGLIPDFAVARDRAKGIRKLAYTALSLGWQGTSRQWKSHTRSVLHLSGLATPLVLSVHSVISWDFAMSLVPGWHATIFAPYFVAGAIFSGFSMVLTFFIPLRRIYGLEEYITDYHFDNIARFILLTGWIVTYGYASEYFVAWYSTVEPEQTSFWLRAFGPYWFSTWVMLTCNCIVPQIFWFKWARTTPWILFTVATLVNIGMWFERYVIIITGLSREYEPAVWGIYTPTWAELTLFAGSFGFFAMLFLLSIKVLPIIAITEVKELAIHEKAHGGAH
- a CDS encoding DUF3341 domain-containing protein, with protein sequence MPSLRGIYDFPGPVAEAATKLKNRGFSDLEIYAPCAFPELDSVLDEKPSGVRAWTLIGGLIGVVTGFSVAIWMALDWPIVVGGKPFASIPPYVVIGFELTILFGGLATLVGLLVVGGLPYGTFGQTDKAYSTRFSADEIGLVVSCAERDVAEVDALLRATAAKEVDLVEA
- a CDS encoding 4Fe-4S dicluster domain-containing protein, which gives rise to MPETSRRDFLKLVGVSAGAAAAAGCSDHVEKLIPYVVQPEGLTPGNPVIYASTCQECPVGCGLHVKTRENRPIKVEGNPDHPINQGKLCAKAQASVTRTYLPDRFAAPQRRGSAGLEATTWDEATSAVAEAIKAAGGKTHILGGNTGDTLSGLIDRFASATGAKRTIYDPAVSETLREATRRVFGVASEPIFDLSSADLIIDFGAEMLETGQSPVEHSRQWSAARDVGAHHDGGARLVYVGPRLSVTASSADEWLPAKPGSEGLIAAALAGGDIAKAAAASDIPADTLRRLASAAKKAKNPVALPPGAALASRRAVATTAAVLKLNAALGAVGRSVTIPPASDTAKDRSSFANALALVAAMDAGEVDVLLIHDANPVYSLPAGAGFETALAKVGMVVSFATSKNETTEQAHFVLPDHAPMESWGDARPRPGIRSLIQPTLRPLHDTQALGDSLISIGRAIGDDVAAKLPSGSFRSVLEAAWAGTGFRQALKGGGVYDATPSAATSPVAGGDLELAEPTFSGSGEFTLVAFPHSLLSDGRGAALPVLQEIPDPITSVAWESWAEISLASAEKLGVEFGDVLEIETSAGRIEVAVYPRGGIRDDVVAVPTGQGHTVGWFASKESQGLPGMARGVNVSDVLPAQVDEGGGRAWLTEKATVTATGRHRRLVALQTQDNKRQRQLGEAITLAALGDAGHGEPAAAEHGEGQEGAAAEEHGGGHEGPHEIRVPFDPADDAADQQLEQTFADELSVKASDYRWGMTVDLDKCTGCSACIAACYLENNLPTVGEDESRKTRQMAWMRLDRFVGDGFQELIQGRAFMGPNHEKLGDTDIRNSPMFCQHCGSAPCESVCPVYATYHNEEGLNAMIYNRCIGTRYCANNCPYKVRRYNYWDNQITKWPGQMDLGLNPDVTVRGQGVMEKCTFCVQRIQSARQESKSAGEETIQDGAVQTACQQTCPSNAIEFGNLRDDESAVSKKADDPKRGYAAMHVLNTRPAVTYLAKVTRGKVEG
- a CDS encoding cytochrome c, whose product is MLRHNKSHLRAHAIFLVVLLGVSGSVGCWEQWSETWFPQMKWQKAIQAFERVGFEGQVDPFMPPEGAVAIDAESPVVPQYDPSADRLQNPQAANFKSVGRGQEVYAIYCETCHGATGQGDGPVSMAGGQQGPFAGVFPLVTAMARTDGYIYNLIRGGGQRMPGYARIPSEDRWHLVNYVRYLQKGGQP